One region of Haloprofundus salilacus genomic DNA includes:
- a CDS encoding DUF7287 family protein: MRFWRDSRRTERRDGSGPTTRRDARAQTTIDFAIGAGVFLLAVAFVIAFIPSMLSPFAGGGQEDTVVADRVASNLVGGVLSAPETPYRVDGECAAVFFGASVMGDFDCGFDPDAVTVNERVGVSSRVNLHITIDGDRSGDGIERLCWDNAERRVVEADASGCDVRFEAGQSPPTDTGSVVVAWRAVSLAGETGQLEVRVW; the protein is encoded by the coding sequence ATGAGATTTTGGCGTGACTCCCGTCGCACGGAACGTCGCGACGGCAGCGGCCCAACGACCCGACGCGATGCCCGAGCACAGACGACCATCGACTTCGCCATCGGCGCAGGCGTCTTTCTCCTCGCCGTCGCGTTCGTCATCGCGTTCATCCCATCAATGCTCTCACCGTTTGCCGGCGGCGGGCAGGAGGACACCGTCGTCGCCGACCGAGTCGCCTCGAACCTCGTCGGTGGGGTACTGAGCGCCCCTGAGACGCCCTACCGTGTCGACGGCGAGTGTGCGGCAGTGTTCTTCGGCGCCTCGGTGATGGGCGACTTCGACTGCGGCTTCGACCCTGACGCGGTGACTGTGAACGAACGTGTGGGGGTCTCGAGCCGCGTCAATCTTCACATCACCATCGATGGCGACCGAAGCGGCGACGGCATTGAACGCCTCTGTTGGGACAACGCTGAACGCCGCGTCGTCGAAGCCGACGCTAGCGGTTGCGATGTTCGGTTCGAAGCCGGACAGTCACCGCCAACCGACACCGGCTCGGTCGTCGTCGCGTGGCGAGCCGTTTCGCTCGCCGGTGAGACCGGACAACTGGAGGTGCGCGTCTGGTGA
- a CDS encoding SOUL family heme-binding protein has product MRRTTKQLLAAAGGALALWTGWGVYSTYDAERVPYETIAEYGDVEIRQYPQTVLVETTADDEEMAFRRLFRYIGGANAGDEEVSMSAPVTTEAAGDERSTAGPSRTEEGEEISMTAPVRTDDETGRVRMAFYLPSEYTPATAPTPTNSQVRLVVEPAQTLAVRRFSWYATDRRVRRQQQKLLDGLEDAGVETLGEPFLLQYNDPYTPPFMRRNEVAVEVEVE; this is encoded by the coding sequence ATGCGACGAACGACAAAACAACTCTTAGCCGCCGCCGGTGGCGCACTTGCGCTCTGGACAGGATGGGGCGTATACTCAACCTATGACGCCGAACGTGTCCCCTACGAGACCATCGCCGAGTACGGCGACGTAGAGATACGGCAGTACCCACAGACGGTGCTCGTCGAAACGACGGCCGATGACGAGGAAATGGCGTTCCGCCGCCTCTTCCGTTACATTGGTGGGGCGAACGCCGGCGACGAGGAGGTGTCGATGAGTGCGCCCGTCACGACCGAGGCAGCCGGCGATGAGCGTTCGACGGCCGGTCCATCCCGCACCGAAGAGGGCGAGGAGATTTCGATGACCGCGCCGGTCCGCACCGACGACGAGACTGGTCGCGTGAGGATGGCGTTCTACCTTCCCTCGGAGTACACCCCCGCAACTGCGCCGACGCCGACGAATTCGCAGGTTCGCCTCGTCGTCGAACCTGCACAGACTCTCGCCGTGCGCCGATTCTCGTGGTACGCAACCGACCGTCGGGTTCGACGTCAACAGCAGAAACTCCTTGACGGGCTCGAAGATGCCGGCGTTGAGACGCTCGGCGAGCCATTCCTCTTGCAGTACAACGACCCGTACACACCGCCGTTCATGCGGCGAAACGAGGTGGCTGTCGAAGTCGAGGTCGAGTGA
- a CDS encoding DUF7288 family protein yields MTRGRKSDRGQAHTLEAVMSALILITSVIFALQVTAVTPLSASTSSQHIENQQQATAEGVLTAAADSGALERTLLFWGDSDGDGDDEFRGATNEEYYTAGYPPTEFGRILSSTFGDRSVAANVYVRYHTDGGGERRQRLFYQGEPSDNAATATQLVTLYDDAVLYDDEDGDGIAEPTDPKTQINEDNFYAEDIDGIDSGVYTVLRVEVVVWRM; encoded by the coding sequence GTGACTCGCGGACGCAAATCTGACCGTGGTCAAGCACACACGCTCGAAGCCGTGATGTCAGCATTGATTCTCATCACGAGCGTCATCTTCGCCCTCCAAGTAACCGCGGTAACGCCGCTATCTGCGAGTACCTCCAGCCAGCACATCGAGAATCAACAGCAGGCGACGGCCGAAGGCGTCCTCACCGCCGCGGCCGACTCAGGGGCGCTCGAACGGACGCTGCTATTTTGGGGTGATTCCGACGGTGACGGCGACGATGAGTTCCGAGGAGCGACCAATGAAGAGTACTACACCGCCGGCTATCCGCCCACCGAGTTCGGGCGGATACTCAGCTCTACGTTCGGCGACCGTAGCGTCGCAGCGAACGTCTACGTCCGCTATCACACCGACGGGGGCGGCGAACGCCGCCAGCGCCTCTTCTATCAGGGCGAACCGAGCGACAACGCGGCGACGGCGACGCAACTTGTGACATTGTACGACGACGCGGTGCTGTACGACGACGAGGACGGCGACGGCATCGCCGAACCAACGGACCCCAAGACGCAGATAAACGAAGATAACTTCTACGCCGAGGACATCGACGGGATTGACAGTGGCGTTTACACGGTCCTGCGGGTGGAGGTGGTTGTGTGGCGGATGTGA
- a CDS encoding DUF7261 family protein, producing the protein MADVSRFRDDPWDDVSRAQLFLVGALSLAVVFVALSLILNSAIYTENLASRSTDAAGASAALDTRADVEAGVAGLIAYENRNRESFDEAEVETAVKGGVNELNRQVGNFSVRNGRVVNVSYVSFDSGTAANQSTDGQFVPAEDSTTDWTVASSHDGLRAFEQRVKIGSLALSEDDAFATEFTADDGETYQVRLLQVNDDDLRVKVVRLTSEGEIEESNHCALYDDASADEFVTVDITSATVGGEPCPALEFFKDSTTYDVAYVNGDQVSGTYRFVVDGSVDDEVPKSKEVIYAVTVNFAYSSSELDYETTIRVAPGEPNV; encoded by the coding sequence GTGGCGGATGTGAGTCGCTTCCGAGATGACCCGTGGGACGACGTTTCACGAGCACAGTTGTTCCTCGTCGGGGCGCTCTCGCTGGCGGTCGTCTTCGTCGCGCTCTCGCTCATCCTCAACTCCGCAATCTACACTGAGAACCTCGCGTCGCGGAGCACCGACGCCGCAGGCGCATCGGCGGCACTAGACACTCGCGCCGACGTGGAAGCGGGCGTCGCCGGACTCATCGCCTATGAGAACCGAAACCGTGAGTCATTCGACGAGGCGGAAGTGGAAACTGCAGTGAAAGGAGGTGTGAATGAACTCAACCGCCAAGTTGGCAATTTCAGCGTCCGCAACGGTCGCGTGGTAAACGTCTCGTACGTGTCGTTCGACTCCGGTACAGCCGCCAATCAGTCGACAGACGGGCAGTTCGTCCCCGCGGAAGATTCGACGACCGACTGGACCGTCGCCTCGAGCCACGACGGCCTCCGTGCGTTCGAACAGCGGGTCAAAATCGGGTCGCTCGCCTTGTCCGAAGACGATGCGTTCGCCACCGAGTTCACCGCAGACGATGGCGAAACCTATCAGGTTCGCCTCCTGCAAGTCAATGACGACGACCTGCGTGTCAAAGTCGTTAGACTCACGAGCGAGGGTGAAATCGAAGAATCCAATCACTGCGCGCTGTACGACGACGCGTCCGCTGATGAGTTCGTCACGGTCGATATTACATCCGCCACGGTCGGCGGAGAACCCTGTCCGGCGTTGGAATTCTTCAAGGATTCGACGACCTACGATGTGGCCTACGTGAACGGCGACCAGGTGAGCGGGACCTACCGGTTCGTTGTTGACGGATCGGTCGACGACGAAGTTCCGAAATCAAAGGAAGTCATCTATGCTGTGACCGTCAACTTCGCCTACTCATCATCGGAGCTCGACTACGAAACGACGATTCGGGTTGCACCGGGTGAACCCAATGTGTAG
- a CDS encoding DUF7289 family protein gives MSETVSFILVFALITGMVGVVYVSGFSGLQDARDAERFTNAERAFDVMADNLADIHHEDAPSRATELKLAEAQLLLGQSHSVGVNIAGRDATDDPEKSHQPIVFRTGSGSELVYENGAVIRTDPGGGAVMLREPDLVYRVVGDERVLLVPMILTNPGGDRTNVGGSMTVLVRVEHASTERFLEATDTTATLSLDTTPERAPAWERYLEDELGRECELTGAAASTVTCSDIPADRIQVTATYLSVEFD, from the coding sequence GTGAGCGAGACGGTGAGCTTCATCCTCGTCTTTGCGCTTATCACCGGGATGGTCGGTGTCGTCTACGTCTCCGGTTTCTCAGGATTACAGGACGCTCGTGACGCCGAGCGCTTCACGAACGCCGAGCGCGCCTTCGATGTGATGGCCGACAACCTCGCAGACATCCACCACGAGGACGCGCCGAGTCGGGCGACCGAACTCAAACTCGCCGAGGCGCAACTGCTTCTGGGGCAATCGCACTCCGTCGGCGTTAACATCGCCGGCCGGGATGCGACCGACGACCCGGAAAAATCCCACCAGCCAATCGTCTTCCGGACTGGATCTGGGTCCGAGCTTGTCTATGAGAACGGCGCAGTCATCCGTACAGACCCTGGCGGGGGAGCGGTGATGCTCCGAGAGCCGGACCTCGTCTACCGGGTGGTCGGTGACGAGCGGGTACTTTTGGTACCGATGATTCTCACAAATCCCGGGGGCGATCGGACGAACGTCGGCGGATCGATGACGGTGCTGGTTCGTGTCGAACACGCCTCAACCGAACGATTCCTCGAAGCGACAGACACGACGGCGACGCTCAGCCTCGACACGACGCCGGAGCGAGCGCCTGCGTGGGAACGATACCTCGAAGACGAATTGGGTCGTGAGTGCGAGTTGACCGGTGCGGCGGCGTCGACGGTCACGTGTTCGGACATCCCCGCCGACCGGATACAGGTTACCGCAACGTACCTTAGCGTCGAGTTCGACTGA
- a CDS encoding exonuclease RecJ encodes MSTARSADAETAPAAVAAALADAPFVRVVARADGDSLAASGILARALRSADVPFHVQLRANPESVVDDDADDRGDTVVSVGATATRLAVPGDESPATLAAYRVASELGDAPDATLALAGVVAGEASLGDDEYDPIRSAAEAGGVTRRPGVGVPVADLADGLAHSTLLHAPYSGDVESARAALAEANLPAELDADAHRRVASLAALDATETDNATPRAVESLERLLRPYETPNGPFETVEGYADVLCAVARERPGTGVAFALGHATDATQTAALDAWRNHALEAHTVLREADTARFADCVVVRTGLGSDSLGVLSTIARLVRDFRSPEPVVLAVGDGAAAAASVEPRALGSTMATAAAEVGGTGYGRKDAGEARFDAEETDATTTPDASTTDQHPFTAAFREALRA; translated from the coding sequence ATGTCGACCGCGCGCTCCGCCGACGCCGAGACCGCCCCCGCCGCCGTCGCCGCGGCGCTCGCCGACGCCCCGTTCGTCCGGGTCGTCGCGCGCGCCGACGGCGACTCGCTGGCCGCAAGTGGCATCCTCGCGCGTGCGCTCAGGAGCGCCGACGTTCCGTTCCACGTCCAACTCCGCGCAAATCCGGAGAGCGTCGTCGACGACGACGCCGACGACCGGGGTGACACTGTCGTTTCCGTCGGTGCGACGGCGACCCGACTCGCCGTTCCCGGCGACGAGTCGCCGGCGACGCTCGCGGCGTACCGCGTCGCGAGCGAACTCGGCGACGCGCCGGACGCGACGCTCGCACTCGCGGGCGTCGTCGCCGGCGAAGCCTCGCTCGGAGACGACGAGTACGACCCGATTCGGTCGGCCGCCGAAGCCGGAGGGGTGACGCGACGCCCCGGCGTCGGCGTCCCCGTCGCGGACCTCGCCGACGGCCTCGCCCACTCGACGCTGCTGCACGCGCCGTACTCCGGCGACGTGGAGTCAGCGCGGGCGGCGCTCGCCGAGGCGAACCTTCCGGCCGAACTCGACGCCGACGCGCACCGCCGCGTCGCCTCCCTCGCCGCGCTCGACGCGACGGAGACGGACAACGCGACGCCGCGGGCGGTCGAGTCGCTCGAGCGCCTTCTGCGTCCGTACGAGACGCCGAATGGTCCGTTCGAGACGGTCGAAGGCTACGCCGACGTGCTCTGCGCCGTCGCCCGGGAGCGCCCCGGAACCGGCGTCGCGTTCGCACTCGGTCACGCTACCGACGCGACACAGACGGCAGCGCTCGACGCCTGGCGCAACCACGCGCTCGAAGCCCACACCGTTCTGCGCGAGGCCGACACCGCTCGATTCGCCGACTGTGTCGTCGTGCGAACCGGCCTCGGGTCGGATTCGCTCGGCGTCCTCTCGACGATTGCGCGACTGGTCCGCGACTTCCGGTCGCCGGAACCGGTCGTCCTCGCCGTCGGCGACGGCGCCGCCGCCGCCGCGAGCGTCGAACCCCGAGCGTTGGGATCGACGATGGCGACGGCCGCCGCCGAGGTCGGCGGTACGGGCTACGGACGGAAAGACGCAGGCGAAGCGCGCTTCGACGCCGAGGAGACGGACGCGACGACCACGCCAGACGCATCGACGACAGACCAACACCCGTTCACCGCGGCGTTCCGGGAGGCGCTTCGCGCATGA
- a CDS encoding DUF7266 family protein, which yields MCSRYSSWSSPTRTDRAASTTLSYVLALGITAILITGLLIAGGGVVEDQRDRTVENELRVVGQQLAADLETADALVQSAPSGTVRLDRQLPPRVVGTNYAIDMVDTDDDGSANSIQLSTSNPDVTVTVSFTTHTTIADASFGGGDVNIRYTGTKLVIENA from the coding sequence ATGTGTAGTCGATACTCGTCGTGGTCATCGCCGACGCGGACCGACCGCGCTGCGTCGACAACGCTATCGTACGTCCTTGCGCTCGGTATCACGGCAATACTCATTACAGGTCTACTCATCGCAGGCGGCGGAGTAGTCGAAGACCAGCGCGACCGGACAGTTGAAAACGAACTCCGTGTCGTCGGCCAGCAACTGGCTGCGGACCTCGAGACGGCGGACGCGCTAGTGCAATCTGCGCCGTCAGGGACGGTACGACTCGACAGACAGCTCCCCCCGCGTGTCGTCGGCACGAATTACGCCATCGACATGGTCGACACTGATGATGACGGCAGTGCCAACTCGATTCAACTGTCGACGTCTAACCCAGATGTGACGGTCACCGTCTCATTCACGACGCACACGACAATCGCCGACGCCTCGTTCGGTGGCGGTGACGTGAACATCCGTTATACGGGAACCAAACTGGTGATCGAAAATGCGTAA
- a CDS encoding protein sorting system archaetidylserine synthase (This PssA-like phosphatidyltransferase, along with a PssD-like decarboxylase, is required in Haloarchaea for the archaeosortase ArtA to replace the PGF-CTERM sorting signal with a C-terminal lipid anchor.) codes for MHPRFVVGRLGIADVVTVGNAGLGFLAVATASASPGLAARLILLAAIADGLDGVLARRYGGTDAGPYLDSLADVASFGVAPAMVVVAAAVSAWGLDSLRVGVAFATSALFVVMAVTRLGMYTAYDADSDQTRGVPTTLAATILAAGVLVGFTDPFPLVGLTVLLAVLMVTTIPYPDLHTQDALVMGVVQALAILFPHRVGGGFAFGLLFLALAYLFLAPRFYWGR; via the coding sequence ATGCACCCCCGGTTCGTCGTCGGACGGTTGGGCATCGCCGACGTGGTCACCGTCGGCAACGCCGGACTGGGATTTCTCGCCGTCGCGACCGCCAGTGCCTCTCCGGGTCTCGCCGCGAGGCTCATCCTTCTGGCGGCCATCGCCGACGGTCTCGACGGCGTGCTCGCGCGGCGCTACGGCGGCACCGACGCCGGGCCGTATCTCGATTCGCTGGCCGACGTGGCGTCGTTCGGCGTCGCCCCCGCGATGGTCGTCGTCGCCGCGGCCGTGTCGGCGTGGGGGCTCGACTCGCTCCGCGTCGGCGTCGCGTTCGCGACGTCGGCGCTGTTCGTCGTGATGGCGGTCACGCGCCTCGGAATGTACACCGCCTACGACGCCGACTCCGACCAGACTCGCGGCGTCCCGACGACCTTGGCGGCGACGATTCTCGCCGCGGGTGTACTCGTCGGCTTCACCGATCCGTTCCCGCTCGTCGGGCTGACGGTGCTGCTCGCCGTGTTGATGGTGACGACGATTCCGTACCCCGACTTGCACACCCAAGACGCGCTCGTGATGGGCGTCGTGCAGGCGCTGGCGATTCTGTTCCCGCACCGCGTCGGCGGCGGGTTCGCCTTCGGTCTGCTGTTTCTGGCCCTGGCGTACCTGTTCCTCGCGCCGCGCTTTTACTGGGGTCGGTGA
- a CDS encoding KEOPS complex subunit Pcc1, with product MSSRTARVETTHEEAALVAAALAPDDTDSMTTTVDSNRIVTDIERETTGGLQATVDDYVVNLTVAETVIDTARKHTT from the coding sequence ATGAGTTCGCGAACCGCGCGCGTCGAGACGACGCACGAGGAGGCGGCGCTCGTCGCCGCCGCGCTCGCCCCGGACGACACCGACTCGATGACGACGACGGTCGATTCGAACCGCATCGTCACCGACATCGAGCGGGAGACGACCGGCGGCTTACAGGCCACGGTCGACGACTACGTGGTGAACCTGACGGTCGCAGAGACCGTCATCGACACCGCACGTAAGCACACAACATGA
- a CDS encoding plastocyanin/azurin family copper-binding protein gives MKRRAFLAAVGAAGVTALAGCGGASGQGDSYDVGMTATAFDPPEITVSAGEEVVWQNTSTRDHTVTAYENSIPEEAAYFASGGYESEQAARDAWRNEFEGAITNGETFSHTFEVPGRYEYVCIPHETGGMVGTIVVEKSSGSGNQSQSSDRS, from the coding sequence ATGAAGCGACGAGCGTTCCTCGCAGCGGTCGGGGCGGCCGGAGTCACGGCGCTCGCGGGCTGTGGCGGTGCGAGCGGACAAGGAGACAGCTACGATGTCGGGATGACGGCGACGGCGTTCGATCCCCCCGAGATTACCGTCTCTGCCGGCGAGGAAGTCGTTTGGCAGAACACGAGCACGCGGGACCACACGGTCACCGCATACGAGAACTCCATCCCCGAGGAGGCGGCGTACTTCGCCAGCGGCGGCTACGAGAGCGAGCAGGCCGCCCGCGACGCGTGGCGCAACGAGTTCGAGGGCGCGATAACGAACGGCGAGACCTTCTCTCACACCTTCGAGGTGCCCGGCCGATACGAGTACGTCTGCATTCCCCACGAGACGGGCGGGATGGTCGGGACGATTGTCGTCGAAAAAAGTTCGGGGTCGGGAAATCAGTCGCAGTCGAGCGACCGGTCGTAG
- a CDS encoding DUF7289 family protein, producing MQESGPAREGQLARETTRRERGQSELIGFVLLFGLVIAGTGAVVALGGVAIEDAQGQSEFDQAEQVMTLFDSRVATVALGDSDIKTVSLGRSKGRYTVDESSGYLRIVHENHAGPGTSEDQELYKESLGAVVYHTDGGTVAYQGGGVWSKHSNGEATMVSPPEFHYRDGTLTLPVIRTTGSSASAGSSSMRVSAQSRGIPVYPDPSTEYDGSEKQYLNPVQNGRVVVEVKSEYYRAWAAFFRSRTEGTVTEDHEREVATVTLVTLGTNGNFRMPAERGSINIRGMAEHKLDDFSIRLRPDDSDSANFNNLQWSIAVEEGRQQFEVHLRKGDGNKCETDVSASVYYSDDGGNTYHGWYDEDAFTTHCEDLDGDDENEVLLDADFLASDSSLAYGKLEKSQLMHFDPETLQESVTFDEHDEDSGKTYPDDRNTLPLSTLITHYFSLLSPSFELTVYDKNSNTISESASNGRIVYEGDENYVTYLQVSESKITVELD from the coding sequence ATGCAGGAATCCGGGCCCGCGCGAGAGGGGCAGCTCGCGCGTGAAACAACGAGGAGGGAACGCGGACAGTCAGAACTTATTGGCTTCGTCCTATTATTTGGGTTAGTCATCGCCGGGACAGGGGCCGTCGTCGCGCTTGGCGGCGTCGCCATCGAGGACGCGCAAGGACAGTCGGAGTTCGACCAGGCCGAACAGGTGATGACGCTTTTCGACTCCAGAGTCGCGACGGTTGCACTTGGCGACTCCGACATTAAGACTGTCTCGCTGGGACGCTCGAAGGGGCGATACACCGTCGATGAATCGAGTGGCTATCTCCGTATCGTCCACGAGAACCACGCCGGCCCCGGAACCTCGGAGGATCAGGAGCTGTACAAAGAGTCGCTAGGTGCGGTCGTTTATCACACAGACGGCGGTACTGTCGCCTATCAGGGCGGCGGAGTCTGGTCGAAACACAGCAACGGCGAGGCGACGATGGTGTCGCCGCCGGAGTTTCACTATCGCGACGGCACTTTGACATTGCCTGTCATTCGGACGACCGGTTCGTCCGCGTCGGCCGGGTCGTCAAGCATGCGCGTTAGCGCCCAATCCCGTGGTATACCGGTATACCCCGACCCATCGACGGAGTACGACGGGAGCGAAAAGCAGTACCTGAACCCGGTCCAGAACGGCCGTGTCGTCGTTGAGGTCAAAAGTGAATATTACCGCGCGTGGGCGGCGTTCTTCAGAAGCCGAACTGAGGGCACCGTTACGGAGGACCACGAGAGAGAGGTGGCGACAGTCACATTAGTCACACTCGGGACGAACGGTAACTTCCGGATGCCCGCCGAGCGTGGGTCAATAAACATCCGTGGGATGGCCGAACACAAGCTAGATGACTTCAGTATCAGACTACGTCCGGACGACAGCGATAGCGCTAACTTCAACAACCTGCAGTGGTCGATCGCTGTCGAGGAGGGACGACAGCAGTTCGAGGTTCACCTCAGAAAGGGAGACGGAAATAAGTGCGAAACCGACGTCTCTGCGAGCGTCTACTACTCCGACGACGGTGGTAACACATATCACGGCTGGTATGACGAGGACGCGTTCACCACCCACTGCGAAGACCTCGACGGCGACGACGAAAACGAGGTGCTGCTGGACGCGGACTTCCTCGCCAGTGATTCGAGTTTGGCGTACGGAAAGCTCGAGAAGAGCCAACTGATGCACTTCGATCCGGAAACGCTTCAGGAGTCTGTGACGTTCGACGAGCACGACGAGGATTCTGGAAAGACGTACCCAGATGACCGCAACACACTCCCGCTCTCAACGCTCATCACCCACTACTTCTCGCTGCTTTCGCCGTCGTTCGAGCTGACTGTCTACGACAAGAACTCAAACACCATCAGCGAAAGCGCCTCCAATGGCCGAATCGTCTATGAAGGTGATGAGAACTATGTCACCTATCTGCAGGTCAGCGAGAGTAAAATCACAGTCGAACTCGACTGA
- a CDS encoding DUF7111 family protein, whose amino-acid sequence MSEASAGDVEARYYETDGERVVEFSREGRTAAIAQNVDGYAMLKVRPTADGDELERYYGFDMALDHVAELLGVSPYDLPVPDDASDMGM is encoded by the coding sequence ATGAGCGAAGCCAGCGCCGGTGACGTCGAGGCGCGCTACTACGAGACGGACGGAGAACGCGTCGTGGAGTTTTCGCGCGAGGGACGGACAGCGGCTATCGCCCAGAACGTCGACGGCTACGCGATGCTGAAAGTTCGGCCGACCGCCGACGGCGACGAACTGGAGCGGTACTACGGCTTCGATATGGCGCTGGACCACGTCGCCGAACTGCTCGGCGTCTCGCCGTACGACCTACCGGTGCCCGACGACGCCAGCGATATGGGGATGTGA
- a CDS encoding 30S ribosomal protein S15: protein MARMHTRRRGSSGSDRPVTDESPEWSDVDADDIEQRVVELAEQGHDPSVIGLKLRDEGVKGTPVPNVKLATGKKVTEILEENDASDDLPEDLKNLMQRAVRLRRHVQRNPQDHQNRRALQNTESKIRRLVNYYRGDALDPSFRYSYDVAVELLE from the coding sequence ATGGCACGAATGCACACCCGTCGCCGCGGCTCGTCCGGTTCGGACCGCCCGGTGACAGACGAATCCCCCGAGTGGAGCGACGTCGACGCCGACGACATCGAACAGCGCGTCGTCGAACTCGCAGAGCAAGGCCACGACCCGAGCGTCATCGGCCTGAAACTGCGCGACGAAGGCGTCAAAGGTACCCCGGTCCCGAACGTCAAACTCGCGACCGGCAAGAAGGTCACCGAGATTCTCGAGGAGAACGACGCGTCTGACGACCTGCCCGAGGACCTCAAGAACCTGATGCAACGCGCGGTTCGACTCCGCAGACACGTCCAGCGCAACCCGCAGGACCACCAGAACCGCCGAGCGCTGCAGAACACCGAGTCGAAGATTCGCCGCCTCGTTAACTACTACCGAGGCGACGCGCTCGACCCGTCGTTCCGTTACAGCTACGACGTCGCCGTCGAACTCCTCGAATAA
- a CDS encoding 30S ribosomal protein S3ae, translated as MSERSVSKQKRGKRWYSVLAPEQFDRAELGKTVAEEPQMVYGRTIETTLGDITDDAGANNTKLTFKINDVGSDSAYTEFIQHELTRDYLRSLVRRGASKVEANITILTTDDYRVQVQPVAFTTKKADRSQEKAIRRVMIDLVRDAADDRSFEQLIDSVVEGRLSSAIYGEAKTIYPLRRVEIQKLSLEARPEEVEAEEEAAVDVDESDVAEDVADAE; from the coding sequence ATGAGCGAACGTTCAGTATCCAAGCAGAAACGAGGTAAGCGATGGTACTCCGTGCTCGCGCCCGAGCAGTTCGACCGGGCCGAACTCGGAAAGACCGTCGCTGAGGAACCGCAGATGGTGTACGGACGCACCATCGAGACCACGCTCGGCGACATTACAGACGACGCCGGCGCGAACAACACCAAACTCACGTTCAAGATCAACGACGTGGGGTCGGACTCGGCGTACACCGAGTTCATCCAGCACGAACTGACGCGGGACTACCTGCGCAGTCTGGTTCGCCGCGGCGCCTCGAAAGTCGAGGCGAACATCACCATCCTGACGACCGACGACTACCGCGTCCAGGTCCAGCCCGTGGCGTTCACGACGAAGAAGGCCGACCGCAGTCAGGAGAAGGCGATTCGCCGGGTCATGATCGACCTCGTCCGCGATGCCGCCGACGACCGGAGCTTTGAACAGCTCATCGACAGCGTCGTCGAAGGCCGACTCTCCTCGGCGATCTACGGCGAGGCGAAGACCATCTACCCGCTTCGCCGGGTCGAGATTCAGAAGCTCTCGCTGGAGGCGCGTCCCGAAGAGGTCGAAGCCGAAGAGGAGGCCGCCGTCGACGTCGACGAGTCCGACGTGGCCGAAGACGTCGCCGACGCCGAGTAA